The nucleotide sequence agtcagccaatcagtatgagcggatgctcagtttacccataatcccttattatttaaattatttaaaaattgagagatatgtgttatattttcactttgtacattttaaaagtTGACAACAATGTAGTtcttctatccagattaatttgatttataaatcaaaaccataagtcaaacctgcttttcttttcaagatgtctgcctcacaggtggaccactgtatgctgtcaaggtaagtaatgcttccctacagcagtaggcagggcgcacaaagacagaagcactgactcattggctgtgtttgggtttgtgatcgtctttgattTTAGCAGAAgcattggcggtgtttaaactcacaatcagcttgttagtagctgagagtgtactggagacaacactgaaagttatcagctagcggttagctgtagcttccgataaattttttggtggtttatcggtttagagttataaaagataacttttcagttagctgattagcagttatcgaagctaactttttggttagctgtgcccaccactgcatatacatacattttgtatatatatatatatatattaaagttaGCTGTTTGATATGATAACATAAACAGAATATGGAGACAAATCTTGACGGAAATCCCTATACAAACGGAGGTTTTGCACCTATGCAACTGGTTAATACAGCCACTAGCCTTTATAAGAAATTGGACACTTACCTGCAACTTCTCTGTTTTTGCATATTTAACCATTTTTTgttacatttcattttatttgttgttgtagTGCCCTACgatagactggcattctgtccaaggtgtacctcgcctcacgcccctatgactgctgggataggctccaccccgtggcccttaattggattaagtgggtatagaaaatggatggatgaatgtcaTTAGTAGCATGGCCAATGCAGATGGTCACtcatttcagtctggtctgcctgaggtttcttcctacaatcaaaaaacacctgagggagttttctttaccactgttgcaaatgtgcttgctcaggggtggGTAAGGTTCAACCTTAACCCTGTGAAGCACATTTGAGTGAGTTATGTTGTAAATGGGTGTGATATAAATCAATGGAATACAATTTAATGGAATTAAAAAAGAGTAAATACCTAAAAATAATTGAAAATTATAAAATACTACAGAAACCTCTTTGTTCTGTGTATTTTAATCAACTAAAAGAATAATTATTCTAGTGATAACACAAAATCATGTATTATTATAAAATATGACCTTATTCTTGGATGTAATTTTTACCTGGCCATGGCCTTTTCCAGCTCAGCTTTGGGGTGATCCTCCGTGCCATTCAGTATACAGAACTCCACATCATCAAACATATCAGTTTCCTTGGAAACTCCAGAGAGATCCTGATGCTTAAAGTGGTCAATGACCCCGATAATTTTCTTAGGTTTGGCTGGCATCTTGCGCTTCTTCTTCTCTGGTTCGTCATTATCAATGCGAACGTGTCGAGAGGCAAGCTTCCCAGATGCCTTTCCTCGGAACTGATCCAGCTCAGCCAGAGTCATACAATGGTGCCATTCCTTGTCTTCGCGAATCTTCTCAATTCTGGGGAATCGCAGGGTGCAGTTGGTTTTGTACATGTCACTGCTTACTATCTCAGCTGCCTTGACCTGGATGATGACCGAGTTACAGGGCTCAATGTAGACCTCTGGTTTCTCTGTCCCACATAGGATAGATGTCGGTGGGTCATTTTTCCGATATACTTTCCAGTGTTTGGCAAGCTTTAACCCAAGGTCATACAGCTCCTTCATGGTGTAGCCAGAGCCAATGCGGCACAGGGTGTGGAAGACAGAGGGTTTCTCTCCAGCTTTTGGGGCTTCAGCAACAGCACATAAAAAATGGGACATCATACCACCCCGTCTCCCTTTGCCCCAATACCCGCCAACAATTAGCAGGTCAAGCTCATCCATCAAACCATCCACATATTCTGGCTTTATTTTACACCATCCCTCCCCCCGCTTGTCAGGTTTGTAGACAGACAGAGGATCCTTTACCATGATCCCCTCCTCTCtgctgtcaattgcatcattcaGAGCATTTACTACCTCCTGTGTGGTTCGGGCTTCGGTCTTTGGTACCAGATGAATCCTTCCTTTTACTTGGGTGAAAACTGTCTTCAACATCTCGTACCGATTCTTTAGCATTTCCTTACCAAGCTTCTGGCCATTTACTAGCAACACATCAAACACGCAGAAGCACGTCTGCAACTCGGAGTCATCCATTAGCCTCTTGATGTCGAATTTGCTTCCTTTCTGCATAAAGGTCTCTGTGGTTGGGTTGTATGCCATCATCTCACCATCAAGGATGCAATTCACAATATTCTGTTTAAAAACATTGTGGATGTAAGGTGTTAGCGAGCCTTCGAGTGGTGAGCCTCCAAACTGTTGTGTGTATTCAAAAGCATTTCGGCTAAAGTACTTGTACACATCCCCGTCCTTGTGGAGTTGTATACGCTCACCATCCAGCTTGGTCTCGATGTAGAACGGGCTGTTTCCCATCTGCTTTTCTATTTGATGAATGTTTGCCACAGCAGCCAACATCGGTTTGAAGGCTGAGAAGAGTCCAATGGAGACATCACTGAGGGACACAGACTGGTTGTGGAGTTGCTGACAGACCTTGTTTAAGTCTGTGTTGACATTGTAGAGCTCAGCAGCATCTGGGTGGAAGACTTGGAGAACAGTTTCTTTACTGATACCAAGCTTCATGTCCTTCAGAATCATCCTGATGAGCCATTTTTGTTCCAGGGCGGAGCTCTGGGTGATGAGGTGTAGGAGACTCTTTTTCACAAGATCCTTCTGCTTGCTTGCGTGGTTCATAGCCACTGAATCCAGAAAGTCATTGACGTCTTTGATAGTGAGGTTTCCCTGAGCAGTGCAGCGCTTCTTTAGCACAAAATAAGCCATGCCAGCAAAGTCTCCAGCTTCTCCTTGTGACGTGGTCGGAGCTCTGTAATTCAGTAGTTTGTTGG is from Thalassophryne amazonica chromosome 1, fThaAma1.1, whole genome shotgun sequence and encodes:
- the lig4 gene encoding DNA ligase 4, which produces MEGTSNSKPAVEPSVAAQVPFFHLCTTLEKIQKSKLRPDKSKLLGDFIESWRNFHSALHKDSPKTTDSFYPAMRLIVPSFERERMAYGIKESMLAKLYIDVLGLPKNGPEANKLLNYRAPTTSQGEAGDFAGMAYFVLKKRCTAQGNLTIKDVNDFLDSVAMNHASKQKDLVKKSLLHLITQSSALEQKWLIRMILKDMKLGISKETVLQVFHPDAAELYNVNTDLNKVCQQLHNQSVSLSDVSIGLFSAFKPMLAAVANIHQIEKQMGNSPFYIETKLDGERIQLHKDGDVYKYFSRNAFEYTQQFGGSPLEGSLTPYIHNVFKQNIVNCILDGEMMAYNPTTETFMQKGSKFDIKRLMDDSELQTCFCVFDVLLVNGQKLGKEMLKNRYEMLKTVFTQVKGRIHLVPKTEARTTQEVVNALNDAIDSREEGIMVKDPLSVYKPDKRGEGWCKIKPEYVDGLMDELDLLIVGGYWGKGRRGGMMSHFLCAVAEAPKAGEKPSVFHTLCRIGSGYTMKELYDLGLKLAKHWKVYRKNDPPTSILCGTEKPEVYIEPCNSVIIQVKAAEIVSSDMYKTNCTLRFPRIEKIREDKEWHHCMTLAELDQFRGKASGKLASRHVRIDNDEPEKKKRKMPAKPKKIIGVIDHFKHQDLSGVSKETDMFDDVEFCILNGTEDHPKAELEKAMARCGGIVVQNPGRDTYCVIAGVENMRVKNLISSNQHDVVWASWLLECLDQKEVVPWQPRHMIHMSPPTKEHFAKEYDGYGDSYFVDTDVQQLRETFGRISQDASPAVDVGQVEERYGWEDLPTSMFRLFTAYMDIYADIGNSDTFIPATCLDIRALEFRYHGGTVVQRLEEGVSHVVISEETRLLDFRTLRYCFRRKYKIVRESWVTDSIKAGYVMNDKEYLV